A stretch of Mya arenaria isolate MELC-2E11 chromosome 14, ASM2691426v1 DNA encodes these proteins:
- the LOC128216222 gene encoding uncharacterized protein LOC128216222, with the protein MASNFESSIQSGGCDFIHDFACSACEKDGLNREAQHLCNHCTKYYGDSCVPVHNKLYKRHTVLDRKDVKKWAAAPGMLDVLERCERHPGEAPKLVCGDHGQLCCHVCVAVVHRQCSSIQHIPDVAKGIGKDPEFRQLPQRVAVLRKQIEDMKNDRKKNSASLRKTRTAIVDEIKAIRKKINDILDKMEKTTVQDLDRLVADQELSIKKGIESCTQMDDELKNITDDIQSKDSSGEPPLYIGFRKCKEIIKQANEILQNMPSVVKYEITFRKHNEIEDNLCSVTTFGELNDSNVFCKQPRTSLFPRDHVFATNGYKQYNVKISSDKDECDIEGICELPGGEVVITDYNNMTVKLLDQKYRVVDHCDVPENPYDVCHIGGNEVAVCVNKNKKNRHEFHFINITKGKLVTTRKLSFTHECFSAAHHRNNLYISSNNALYVYPMTGELVEKLYEDKSGGDTVMGFAISNDGKTIYITNYSNNQLITLNNLGNKLVTFTDPDLRGPTGVHVTTAGNVFVCCWTSNTVLQVDNDAKTKLATLARKQDGVYGPKALYFSSRSSSLVVGGKKDTLLVLNVR; encoded by the exons TTCATCCATGATTTCGCCTGTTCCGCGTGCGAAAAAGATGGACTGAACAGGGAAGCTCAACATTTGTGTAATCATTGCACGAAATATTACGGCGATAGCTGTGTCCCAGTTCATAACAAGCTATACAAGAGGCACACAGTGCTCGACCGGAAGGACGTGAAGAAATGGGCAGCAGCACCGGGGATGTTGGACGTCCTTGAGAGATGCGAGAGGCACCCCGGGGAGGCGCCCAAGCTGGTCTGTGGTGACCATGGCCAGCTGTGTTGCCATGTGTGCGTTGCCGTGGTTCATAG ACAATGTTCATCAATACAGCACATTCCAGACGTTGCAAAGGGCATCGGCAAAGATCCCGAGTTTCGTCAACTACCTCAACGTGTAGCTGTTCTTAGGAAGCAGATAGAAGATATGAAAAACGACAGAAAGAAAAATAGTGCCTCACTGAGGAAGACTCGAACAGCCATTGTTGATGAAATCAAAGCAATCCGTAAAAAGATCAACGACATTCTTGACAAGATGGAGAAAACAACCGTTCAAGATTTAGACCGTCTGGTTGCTGATCAGGAACTGTCCATTAAGAAAGGTATTGAGTCATGCACACAGATGGACGACGAATTAAAGAACATCACAGATGACATACAAAGCAAAGACTCATCAGGCGAACCACCCCTATACATTGGGTTCagaaaatgtaaagaaataatCAAACAAGCAAACGAAATACTGCAAAACATGCCTAGTGTTGTCAAATACGAAATAACCTTTCGTAAACATAATGAAATAGAAGATAACTTGTGCTCGGTGACGACCTTTGGAGAGTTAAATGATTCGaatgttttttgtaaacaaCCACGTACATCGCTTTTTCCCCGAGATCATGTATTTGCTACCAATGGTTACAAGCAGTACAACGTAAAGATTAGTTCAGACAAAGATGAATGTGATATTGAAGGGATATGTGAGCTGCCTGGTGGAGAGGTTGTTATTACAGACTACAACAACATGACAGTGAAACTCCTGGACCAGAAGTACAGGGTTGTCGATCACTGTGATGTCCCCGAGAATCCATATGACGTGTGCCACATTGGCGGAAATGAGGTTGCCGTTTGtgttaacaaaaacaagaaaaatagacatgaatttcatttcattaacattacAAAAGGGAAACTTGTGACTACGAGAAAGTTAAGTTTCACTCATGAATGTTTCAGCGCAGCTCATCACAGGAACAACCTTTACATTTCATCAAACAACGCGCTGTACGTCTATCCGATGACGGGGGAGCTGGTAGAGAAGCTTTACGAGGACAAGTCCGGTGGTGACACGGTGATGGGATTTGCCATCAGTAACGACGGGAAGACTATCTACATCACAAACTACTCAAACAATCAACTTATCACCCTGAACAACCTCGGCAACAAGCTGGTCACATTCACTGATCCTGACTTGAGGGGACCTACCGGAGTACACGTGACAACTGCTGGAAACGTGTTCGTCTGCTGCTGGACTTCCAACACAGTGCTGCAGGTTGACAATGACGCGAAGACGAAGTTGGCCACACTGGCAAGGAAACAAGACGGAGTGTACGGACCTAAAGCTTTGTACTTCAGCAGCCGTTCTTCCTCGCTGGTTGTCGGCGGAAAGAAAGACACGCTCCTCGTCCTTAATGTACGATAA